From the Venenivibrio stagnispumantis genome, one window contains:
- the ispH gene encoding 4-hydroxy-3-methylbut-2-enyl diphosphate reductase, which produces MANIIVAKTAGFCFGVKIAVDMAKEAGEKLGSAYTNGPIIHNKQVVEFLEKLNVKELPDKSVLKEGDTVIIRSHGVPPKTERELKSIGVNLLDATCPFVKKVHDKVRQLAEEGYFVVIIGEEGHPEVIGTLGHLEEVGGQGVVVENFEDLVKKLPRRNKIGVVAQTTQNEDFFREAVGYIAENSDEVKIFNTICDATSVRQEEVKQIAPNVDIMIIIGGKHSGNTQRLAQISKALNPNTYHIEKADELQEEWFEGKEKIGISAGASTPDWIINEVVEKIKQIKGV; this is translated from the coding sequence ATGGCTAATATAATAGTTGCAAAAACAGCAGGATTTTGCTTTGGAGTAAAAATAGCAGTAGATATGGCAAAAGAAGCCGGAGAAAAACTTGGCTCTGCTTATACAAATGGCCCGATTATTCATAATAAACAGGTTGTAGAGTTTTTGGAAAAATTAAATGTAAAAGAACTACCGGATAAATCTGTTTTAAAAGAAGGAGATACGGTAATTATCCGTTCCCATGGAGTCCCACCGAAAACAGAAAGAGAGCTAAAAAGCATAGGTGTAAATTTGCTTGATGCAACCTGTCCATTCGTTAAAAAAGTGCATGATAAAGTTAGACAACTTGCAGAAGAAGGCTATTTTGTGGTTATTATTGGAGAGGAAGGACATCCGGAAGTAATCGGAACTCTTGGACATCTTGAAGAAGTCGGAGGACAAGGAGTAGTAGTAGAAAATTTTGAAGATTTAGTAAAAAAACTCCCAAGAAGAAACAAAATAGGAGTAGTTGCCCAAACTACACAAAATGAAGATTTTTTCAGAGAAGCAGTAGGTTATATAGCAGAAAATAGCGATGAAGTAAAAATATTTAATACAATATGTGATGCAACATCTGTAAGACAAGAAGAAGTTAAACAAATTGCCCCAAATGTTGATATAATGATAATAATAGGAGGAAAACATAGCGGAAATACCCAGCGTTTAGCACAAATATCTAAAGCATTAAACCCAAATACTTACCATATAGAAAAAGCCGACGAATTACAAGAAGAATGGTTTGAAGGAAAAGAAAAAATAGGAATATCAGCCGGTGCATCTACACCGGATTGGATAATAAATGAAGTTGTAGAAAAAATAAAACAGATAAAAGGAGTTTAA
- a CDS encoding lysophospholipid acyltransferase family protein, whose product MKDLPYSKKGYEIFFKLKPFIKKLLRIKVEGAENIPVEGGCIIASNHRSHLDPPVLNTISPRPILFLAKKELFEIPVLSWFIKKAGAIPVKRDNRDLNTLKTAIKLLKEGHCIGIFPEGSRAKPGEFRKPKSGIGFLIEKAKVPVIPVLIEGTDKVLPVKSKFPKLFKYDIHVKVGKRIHFEGISSYEHIAEKVMDEIKNLKRGINNG is encoded by the coding sequence TTGAAGGATTTGCCTTATTCTAAGAAAGGTTATGAGATATTTTTTAAGTTAAAACCTTTTATAAAAAAATTACTCAGAATAAAGGTAGAAGGTGCTGAAAATATACCGGTTGAAGGGGGATGTATTATTGCTTCAAATCATAGAAGCCATTTAGACCCACCGGTTTTAAATACAATTTCTCCAAGACCTATTTTATTTTTGGCTAAAAAAGAACTATTTGAAATTCCTGTTTTATCATGGTTTATAAAAAAAGCAGGGGCAATACCTGTTAAAAGAGATAACAGAGATTTAAATACATTAAAAACAGCTATAAAACTTTTAAAAGAGGGACATTGCATAGGAATTTTCCCTGAAGGAAGCAGAGCAAAACCGGGAGAGTTTAGAAAACCAAAATCAGGGATAGGATTTTTAATAGAAAAAGCAAAAGTTCCGGTTATACCTGTGCTAATAGAAGGCACAGATAAAGTACTACCTGTAAAGTCAAAATTTCCTAAATTATTTAAATATGATATTCATGTAAAAGTCGGAAAGAGAATTCATTTTGAAGGAATATCAAGTTATGAACATATTGCAGAAAAAGTTATGGATGAAATTAAAAATCTAAAAAGAGGTATCAACAATGGCTAA
- a CDS encoding DUF507 family protein, giving the protein MKLPAKLVERIAGSIADELLKKHIVEADDEKKFREDIYNIISQAIEEEKQLEEEAERLVQEHMEILESEEIRYRTAVMKVKEKLAEERNIHLEPEERLNQIAHRIKRYLETEPSVEIFEEPNKIRRMVHERLKEIVKQEKEIDKEVRSRIKSYSRKILEGTPEWKILYSRIYEDALRRRGLL; this is encoded by the coding sequence ATGAAATTACCGGCAAAGTTGGTAGAAAGAATAGCCGGTTCCATAGCAGATGAATTACTTAAAAAGCATATAGTGGAAGCTGATGATGAAAAGAAATTCAGGGAAGATATTTACAATATAATTTCCCAAGCAATAGAAGAAGAAAAACAGCTTGAAGAGGAGGCTGAAAGATTAGTTCAGGAGCATATGGAGATATTAGAATCGGAAGAAATCAGATACAGAACAGCTGTAATGAAAGTTAAAGAAAAACTTGCAGAAGAAAGAAATATCCATTTAGAACCGGAAGAAAGATTAAACCAAATAGCCCACAGAATAAAAAGATATTTAGAAACAGAACCATCTGTTGAGATATTTGAAGAACCAAACAAGATAAGAAGAATGGTGCATGAAAGATTAAAAGAGATAGTAAAACAAGAAAAAGAGATAGATAAGGAAGTAAGAAGTAGAATAAAATCTTATTCAAGGAAAATCTTAGAAGGAACTCCTGAATGGAAGATTTTATATAGCAGAATATATGAAGATGCTTTAAGAAGGAGAGGTTTATTATAG
- the bcsA gene encoding UDP-forming cellulose synthase catalytic subunit: MKVIYNLVVNLINNEKIAKIALVILLLIYGFFITLPTQTLNQLIISLLFFGVLIVIFRHRTEYIKLIVIFSTLFITLRYFYWRTFNTINTDNILNFILSMLLYFAEFYSIIIAVLGAFIALRLLERNRIDIRSYKPEELPTVDIFIPTYNEPVDVVKITALAASSLDYPKDKFKVYILDDGGTTQKLNDPDPEKRKENIERANALKEFVKNANTNIYYLTREKNLHAKAGNINEALKKTDGDLILILDCDHIPTQDFLRNTVGFFLKYPKLFLVQTPHSFQNPDPIEKNLELFRKVPSENDMFYKFIQKGLDFWSCSFFCGSAAILRRKYLNEVGGVQGTTITEDAETALELHSRGLDSAYFGKKMVYGLQPETFSSFIVQRSRWAQGMVQIFLLKNPLLKKGLKWYQKIGYLNSSFFWFFGIARAIFLIAPTFYLFFGARIYDATLEESLAYAIPHFIGSVLLSNYLYARVRWNFFSELYEALQSLFILPAILSVFINPRKPTFKVTPKGENIEEEFLNPFYKPIYILFNLTVLSFFFAVYRWIEYPDERGTILITLFWQTFNFLILALGIISMLEKPERRRAYRIPSDDFAFVYVNNKTFSGKIKDISLTGIWIEADQDLTNYLSEIRDNYIKFAIKDIRGILFTIEGKVVNANSKNIRATFFNVEKDLKSFRKLVEIVYSDSTIWQFWDPDKEASPIYSLKFLTKIAIINFRRAYILATKEFINEIKKLFYNILINLKSQGDKVWAYLARNLKKI; the protein is encoded by the coding sequence ATGAAAGTAATATATAATTTAGTTGTTAATTTAATAAATAATGAAAAAATTGCTAAAATAGCTTTAGTTATTTTACTTCTCATATATGGATTTTTTATTACGCTTCCAACGCAAACTTTAAACCAGCTTATCATTTCACTTCTATTTTTTGGAGTTTTAATTGTTATTTTCAGACATAGAACCGAATATATAAAATTGATAGTAATTTTTTCTACTTTATTTATAACTTTAAGGTATTTTTATTGGAGAACATTCAATACTATAAACACAGATAATATTTTAAATTTTATCCTTTCTATGCTTTTATATTTTGCAGAGTTTTACTCTATAATAATAGCCGTTTTGGGAGCATTTATAGCATTAAGGCTTTTAGAAAGAAATAGAATTGATATTCGTTCGTATAAACCGGAAGAACTCCCAACTGTAGATATATTTATTCCAACTTATAATGAACCTGTGGATGTTGTAAAAATAACGGCACTTGCTGCATCATCTTTAGATTATCCAAAAGATAAATTTAAAGTATATATATTAGATGATGGTGGTACAACTCAAAAGCTAAATGACCCTGATCCGGAAAAAAGGAAAGAAAATATAGAAAGGGCAAATGCTTTAAAAGAATTTGTTAAAAATGCTAATACTAATATTTATTATCTTACAAGAGAAAAAAATCTACATGCAAAAGCCGGAAATATAAATGAAGCTTTAAAAAAAACAGATGGAGATTTAATTCTTATATTAGATTGTGACCATATCCCTACTCAAGATTTTTTAAGGAATACGGTAGGTTTCTTCTTAAAATATCCAAAACTGTTTTTAGTTCAAACACCGCACAGCTTTCAAAATCCTGACCCGATAGAAAAAAATTTAGAATTATTTAGAAAAGTACCTTCAGAAAATGATATGTTTTATAAATTTATTCAAAAAGGTCTTGATTTTTGGTCATGTTCATTTTTCTGTGGCTCAGCAGCGATTCTCAGAAGGAAATATTTAAATGAGGTTGGTGGAGTTCAAGGAACAACAATCACTGAAGATGCAGAAACAGCCCTTGAGCTTCATTCTAGAGGATTAGATAGTGCTTATTTTGGAAAGAAGATGGTTTATGGTCTTCAGCCTGAAACATTTTCATCATTTATTGTTCAAAGGTCAAGATGGGCACAGGGAATGGTGCAGATATTTTTATTAAAAAATCCATTATTAAAAAAAGGATTAAAATGGTATCAAAAGATAGGATATTTAAATTCCAGTTTTTTCTGGTTTTTCGGAATTGCAAGGGCAATATTTTTAATCGCACCAACCTTTTACCTGTTTTTTGGAGCCAGAATATATGATGCAACTTTGGAGGAATCTCTTGCTTATGCAATTCCTCATTTTATAGGATCTGTATTATTATCAAATTATCTATATGCACGGGTAAGGTGGAATTTCTTTTCAGAATTATATGAAGCATTGCAAAGCTTATTTATTTTACCTGCAATTTTAAGTGTCTTTATCAATCCAAGAAAACCTACTTTTAAGGTAACTCCAAAAGGTGAAAACATAGAAGAGGAATTTTTAAATCCTTTTTATAAACCTATTTATATTTTATTTAATCTTACTGTATTATCATTCTTTTTTGCCGTTTATAGATGGATAGAATATCCGGATGAAAGAGGAACTATCCTAATAACATTATTCTGGCAAACATTTAATTTTCTTATACTTGCATTGGGTATTATATCTATGTTAGAAAAACCTGAGAGAAGAAGGGCATATAGGATACCTTCAGATGATTTTGCTTTTGTTTATGTAAATAACAAAACTTTTTCCGGAAAAATTAAAGATATCTCTTTAACCGGCATATGGATTGAAGCAGACCAAGATTTAACAAATTATTTATCAGAAATAAGAGATAATTATATAAAATTTGCCATAAAAGATATAAGAGGTATATTATTTACAATAGAAGGGAAAGTAGTAAATGCCAATTCTAAAAATATAAGAGCTACTTTCTTCAATGTTGAAAAAGATTTAAAATCGTTTAGAAAATTAGTAGAAATTGTTTACTCGGATAGTACAATATGGCAATTCTGGGATCCTGATAAGGAAGCATCTCCTATTTATTCATTAAAATTTTTAACTAAAATAGCGATAATAAATTTTAGAAGAGCTTATATTTTAGCAACAAAAGAATTTATAAATGAAATAAAGAAACTGTTTTACAATATTCTTATTAATTTAAAATCTCAAGGAGATAAGGTATGGGCATATTTAGCAAGAAATTTGAAGAAAATTTAG
- a CDS encoding cellulose biosynthesis cyclic di-GMP-binding regulatory protein BcsB yields the protein MQLIIKRIIVFLNLLIFSYGYAKTDIVYLDTFLPNVDILRGMSGYASLTIPVPDRYIINEATLHLELSKSQALVPERSFISVFFNGVLVFQKRYDPRIDTLVEDIKIPISLIKDYNQLEIKTSQHYCVNCCEYEASPELWTKIYWDYSYLRLDYQEKPLKNNIIFLRDYVLDIKQYNPLKFAIMTQNKSDKMITFGAKVAGYIGRYIKYRKININYTSKIPEDRDTFIIGTTDYVKQILNINNDIIPNIFLVPNPYDSSKAVVVINAPSIDELENVINTFISLNAEAFIGENISIKEFKNFNIKPYQSPNLIPLDKKIHLKSLGYQDTVFYGFFPPTLDINFEIPVDLFISGKEKFTFHLFYNYGPGVRDDSVINIFVNDKFLRQIKVKKDYGTIMEDLKLSIPVYMLKPGKNKITVQYALMPRNQGFCVAPNIEALKGTVFSRETYIELPDLPHWVEMPYMEYFTMQAFPFSIYPDLSDTQIYLSNVEDETLSAMFTLMAYIGEKTAVSPYNISVTSDIQRVNKNKNLILIGNNFDPVFFENTPIKVSSNNITLKYRIFELIREKIEGKLLSKEELEELENLRAVLSEKNSLQNEVIFTMGKSPFSENKTVFLIISRDNNALFNSIQLLYEPKYSAKIKGDISVVDWEKFDIYSGSLGDKYFVGNLPFIKYIIYRIGYTSPVVFFIIAVAIIILIAIILKKILDIREKRRLEGEV from the coding sequence GTGCAGCTTATAATAAAGAGGATTATTGTATTTTTAAACCTTCTAATATTTAGTTATGGCTATGCAAAAACCGACATAGTTTATTTAGATACTTTTTTGCCTAATGTTGATATTTTAAGAGGAATGTCTGGATATGCCTCTCTAACTATACCGGTTCCTGATAGATATATAATAAATGAAGCCACATTACATTTAGAGTTGAGCAAGTCTCAGGCTCTTGTACCTGAAAGAAGTTTTATATCTGTGTTTTTTAACGGAGTTTTGGTATTTCAAAAAAGATATGATCCGAGAATTGATACATTGGTTGAAGATATAAAGATTCCTATCTCATTAATAAAAGATTATAATCAATTGGAAATTAAAACTTCACAGCATTATTGTGTTAACTGTTGTGAATATGAGGCAAGTCCTGAGCTCTGGACAAAAATTTATTGGGATTATAGCTATTTAAGATTAGATTATCAAGAAAAACCATTAAAAAATAATATAATCTTTTTGAGAGATTATGTTTTAGATATTAAACAGTATAATCCTTTAAAATTTGCAATAATGACACAAAATAAATCAGATAAAATGATAACTTTTGGAGCTAAGGTTGCAGGATATATAGGAAGGTATATTAAATATAGAAAAATCAATATAAATTATACATCTAAAATACCGGAAGATAGAGATACATTTATAATAGGAACTACAGATTATGTTAAGCAGATACTTAATATAAACAATGATATTATCCCGAATATATTTTTAGTTCCTAATCCGTATGATAGTTCAAAAGCAGTTGTAGTTATAAATGCTCCATCTATAGATGAACTTGAGAATGTTATAAATACTTTCATATCTTTAAATGCAGAAGCATTTATAGGAGAAAATATAAGCATAAAAGAGTTTAAAAATTTCAATATCAAACCTTATCAATCTCCTAACTTAATTCCTTTAGATAAAAAAATTCATTTAAAAAGCTTAGGATATCAGGATACAGTATTTTATGGATTTTTCCCACCAACTTTAGATATAAATTTTGAAATTCCGGTAGATTTATTTATTTCAGGAAAAGAAAAATTTACATTCCATTTGTTTTACAATTATGGCCCTGGAGTTAGAGATGACTCGGTAATAAATATTTTTGTTAATGATAAATTTTTAAGACAGATAAAAGTAAAAAAAGATTATGGAACTATAATGGAAGATTTAAAGCTATCCATTCCGGTATATATGCTAAAACCAGGAAAAAATAAAATAACAGTGCAGTATGCATTAATGCCAAGAAATCAAGGATTTTGTGTAGCTCCAAATATAGAAGCATTAAAAGGAACTGTATTTTCAAGAGAAACATATATAGAACTACCGGATTTACCACATTGGGTAGAAATGCCTTATATGGAATATTTTACAATGCAAGCTTTCCCATTTAGCATATATCCGGATTTATCAGATACGCAGATATATTTATCAAATGTTGAAGATGAAACATTATCTGCAATGTTTACATTGATGGCTTATATAGGAGAGAAAACTGCAGTATCTCCTTATAATATATCTGTAACATCAGATATACAAAGGGTTAATAAAAATAAAAATTTAATTCTAATAGGAAACAATTTTGACCCTGTATTTTTTGAAAATACACCGATAAAAGTATCTTCAAACAATATTACCTTAAAATATAGAATTTTTGAGTTGATAAGAGAAAAGATAGAAGGGAAACTTTTGAGTAAAGAGGAATTAGAAGAATTAGAAAATTTAAGGGCAGTTTTATCAGAAAAAAATAGCCTGCAGAATGAAGTTATATTTACGATGGGTAAATCTCCTTTTTCAGAAAATAAAACAGTATTTTTAATAATTTCAAGGGACAATAATGCATTATTTAACTCTATTCAATTATTATATGAGCCTAAATATTCAGCTAAAATAAAAGGGGATATATCTGTTGTAGATTGGGAAAAATTTGATATATATAGTGGTTCCTTAGGAGATAAATATTTTGTAGGGAATTTACCTTTTATTAAATATATAATTTATAGAATAGGATACACTTCTCCTGTTGTATTTTTCATAATAGCAGTAGCAATTATTATACTAATAGCAATAATCCTTAAGAAGATATTGGATATAAGGGAAAAAAGGAGATTAGAAGGTGAAGTTTAG